A window of Mytilus edulis chromosome 10, xbMytEdul2.2, whole genome shotgun sequence contains these coding sequences:
- the LOC139491093 gene encoding ensconsin-like isoform X13: MDVDNKTDSMETENMVNSKVPSAGPEGDSIETIGNGPKYDDIKISKDGDNFVNIDAVKKPFSDFIHLDNMSALSGDSGGIQDTHSIASMTASGTSSSNKSPNHKADTDKEKDHVKKEKEKEREDKIRQQKEKLAEERQKKLEEMKEQQRLAQEKREKQLELRRLKIEELRRRDDERRHAVEERRRRQETEEMARRESIIQKSAERITRFEQWKASGRKGGSRLSYGFGSRTPRDVCVPFDRRRSSSHTGLSRHSPNGSDSDYYRPQRRAVSACSAVRRHCCIDINRLTGSFGGGTPPNKHLSMSTSVLYNKRSSDIGGSTGNLSVNNRPGSLLALNTISEKRRSFLAGNGPPPTRPKSSINLNTKENIKLRERSTPRKPRPSSVATSMPSFMHVESPSPKMRSKSSDRVNRDKSKGTVPPQPKFTPKKEKDALNKQEKSNDKKDDKKKFDPRILLAEKRKAEQQKKAEEAKREGSPEKTDKSKMKMSQSSIDRLSAPKQVKVKEDTPTKQEPVKATHVKKPPTVPRTKTPEVPRTKTPAVSRTKTPEAPRTKTPAVPRTKTLAVPRTKTSVKKAKPTKQKGKENKETSMKDKKTGKSEKISSTEKLDVKEEGKPRSKPSTPTKQVRSKSGSPSKMQVSFDSSLVSSTDAISNDQLFESIEDETLPDLGDSSPDHSASSDREGLKVENLDDSLNKSIEEIQDMEIVAGNFEGEKEGVVEKSSSPMPDVVPHVEESKNESDEEKVVKSIPVILEPAVTSTPSREARDLSPASKAGTPASASKSQKELELEEYRAKLAEKRRQAREKAEREAEIERQKQEQLRLEEEERQRKEEEEEKKIEEEAERLAEEARRMEGERLRKAIEAEELRKKEEAERTEQEKLAREEAERKQKEEAERMEKERIEKIKRDDEERTERKKKLAAIMSKVKSDKNLASHGSDSNLSSMSMSQSLTNLVSNEEEQPKEELTVTTDSTPKFKSPLLQKLAENKQNGGETPKFKSPLLQSLLGKKGRLAEKLEAEKSETETDSDRSDTDTKVSTETREISHISADCNSDASDSSDNNSVINADTLNNGIHNGHIKELVDSSISMRTVDSLGTSVTDSSLYGSLTDSATTADHKFEQIIDLAVTNAKYNTSDDLLNCNTNITFDNNQEEETLPKPIIAFEENATRRQEVADFL, from the exons atgGATGTAGACAACAAAACGgattccatggaaacagaaaatatGGTTAATAGTAAAGTCCCGTCAGCCGGACCTGAAGGAGATAGTATTGAAACAATTGGCAATGGTCCTAAATATGACGATATTAAAATCTCCAAAGACGGTGATAATTTTGTGAATATTGACGCTGTGAAAAAGCCGTTTTCTGATTTTATACATTTGGATAATATGTCGGCATTGTCTGGTGACAGTGGCGGAATACAGGATACACACTCCATAGCCAGTATGACAGCATCTGGAACAAGTTCTAGTAATAAAAGTCCAAATCATAAAGCAGACACTGACAAAGAAAAAG ATCatgtcaaaaaagaaaaagagaaagaAAGGGAAGACAAAATAAGACAACAGAAGGAAAAACTGGCAGAAGAGAGACAGAAAAAGTTGGAGGAAATGAAAGAACAACAAAGACTTGCTCAAGAAAAGAGAGAGAAACAGTTGGAACTGAGACGATTAAAGATAGAGGAGCTGAGACGAAGAGATGATGAAAGAAGGCATGCAGTAGAAGAAAGAAGAAGGCGTCAAGAAACAGAAGAAATG gcAAGAAGAGAATCCATTATCCAGAAATCCGCAGAAAGAATAACAAGATTTGAACAGTGGAAAGCTAGTGGTAGAAAAGGAGGTAGTAGATTATCCTATGGCTTTGGAAGTCGTACGCCGCGTGATGTGTGTGTACCTTTCGATCGGCGACGGTCCTCCTCACATACTGGGCTGAGCAGGCACTCGCCAAATGGTTCTGACTCTGACTACTATAGACCACAACGCAGGGCTGTTTCAGCCTGCAGTGCGGTCAGACGGCACTGCTGTATTGATATTAACCGCCTCACTG GGTCATTTGGAGGCGGTACCCCACCCAATAAGCACCTGTCCATGTCTACAAGTGTTTTATATAATAAACGCAGCTCTGATATCGGCGGCAGCACAGGGAACCTGAGTGTCAACAATCGACCAGGGTCCCTCCTTG CTCTCAACACCATCTCCGAAAAACGTCGATCTTTTCTAGCTGGTAATGGACCTCCCCCAACACGCCCAAAGAGCAGTATCAACTTAAACACTAAGGAAAACATCAAACTGCGAGAGAGATCCACACCACGAAAACCACGTCCTTCCAGTGTGGCAACTTCCATGCCTAGTTTTATGCATGTGGAGTCTCCATCACCAAAGATGAGAAGTAAAAGTAGTGATAGAGTAAACAGAG ATAAATCTAAAGGAACAGTGCCACCTCAGCCTAAGTTTACACCAAAGAAGGAGAAAGATGCTCTCAATAAACAAGAGAAGAGCAATGATAAGAAA gACGACAAGAAGAAATTTGACCCCAGAATATTATTGGCAGAGAAGAGGAAAGCTGAACAACAGAAGAAAGCAGAAGAGGCCAAAAGAGAAGGCTCACCTGAGAAAACTGACAAATCCAAAATGAAGATGTCACAGAGTTCCATTGACAGACTTTCGGCACCAAaacaggtcaaggtcaaagaagATACACCCACCAAACAAGAACCAGTCAAAGCAACACAT GTCAAAAAGCCACCTACAGTACCTCGTACCAAAACCCCAGAAGTACCTCGAACTAAAACCCCAGCAGTATCTCGTACCAAAACCCCAGAAGCACCTCGAACTAAAACCCCAGCAGTACCTCGTACTAAAACCCTAGCAGTTCCCCGTACTAAAACCTCAGTTAAGAAG gcCAAGCCTACCAAGCAGAAAggaaaagaaaacaaagaaacatcTATGAAAGACAAAAAGACTGGGAAATCTGAAAAGATTTCTAGTACAGAAAAGTTGGATGTTAAAGAAGAGGGCAAACCTCGAAGTAAACCTTCTACTCCAACAAAACAAGTTCGCTCTAAGAGTGGCAGTCCTTCTAAGATGCAGGTTTCGTTTGATTCCTCCCTTGTTTCTTCTACTGATGCTATCAGCAATGATCAGCTTTTTGAATCAATAGAAGATGAAACTCTTCCCGATTTGGGAGATTCTTCCCCTGACCATTCAGCATCATCAGATAGAGAGGGACTGAAAGTTGAAAATCTAGACGACAGCCTCAACAAAAGTATCGAAGAAATTCAAGACATGGAAATTGTGGCTGGTAATTTTGAAGGTGAAAAGGAAGGTGTGGTAGAAAAGAGCAGTTCTCCAATGCCAGATGTTGTGCCACATGTCGAGGAATCAAAGAACGAAAGTGATGAGGAAAAGGTTGTAAAGTCGATTCCCGTGATTCTGGAGCCAGCGGTAACTTCTACTCCTTCCAGAGAGGCGAGAGATTTATCACCAGCCTCTAAAGCCGGTACACCTGCATCAGCCTCTAAGTCACAGAAAGAACTGGAACTGGAAGAATACAGAGCTAAACTAGCTGAGAAGAGAAGACAAGCCAGAGAAAAGGCTGAACGGGAAGCAGAAATTGAGAGACAAAAACAAGAACAACTAAG ACTTGAGGAAGAAGAAAGGCAAAGaaaggaagaagaggaagaaaaGAAAATTGAGGAAGAAGCAGAAAGATTAGCTGAGGAGGCTAGAAGAATGGAGGGTGAGAGATTGAGAAAAGCTATTGAAGCAGAGGAACTGAGGAAAAAAGAGGAAGCTGAAAGGACTGAACAAGAAAAATTAGCT aggGAAGAGGCTGAAAGAAAACAGAAAGAAGAAGCAGAGAGAATGGAGAaagaaagaatagagaaaattaaGAGAGATGATGAGGAGAGAACAGAAAGGAAAAAG aaactaGCTGCAATTATGTCCAAAGTTAAATCAGATAAAAATCTGGCTTCACAT GGATCCGATTCAAACTTGTCCTCAATGTCCATGTCACAGAGTTTGACCAACCTGGTTTCAAATGAAGAGGAACAACCCAAAGAAGAACTTACAGTCACAACAGATTCTACTCCAAAATTCAAATCCCCTTTGTTACAAAAACTggctgaaaataaacaaaatggggGTGAAACTCCAAAATTCAAATCTCCACTTTTACAAAGTTTATTAGGAAAGAAAGGACGATTGGCAGAAAAACTGGAAGCCGAAAAATCGGAAACAGAAACTGACTCTGATAGAAGTGATACAGACACAAAAGTTTCTACAGAAACAAGGGAGATAAGTCATATAAGTGCTGATTGTAATAGTGACGCTAGTGATAGTAGCGACAATAATTCTGTGATAAACGCTGATACGTTAAACAATGGTATTCATAACGGACATATAAAAGAATTGGTAGATTCTAG
- the LOC139491093 gene encoding MAP7 domain-containing protein 1-like isoform X10, protein MAEIAESETDNQPDLHNGQTNTQFLTKNGEKMDVDNKTDSMETENMVNSKVPSAGPEGDSIETIGNGPKYDDIKISKDGDNFVNIDAVKKPFSDFIHLDNMSALSGDSGGIQDTHSIASMTASGTSSSNKSPNHKADTDKEKGQILVSAGRSDMINLNGKVLAIDHVKKEKEKEREDKIRQQKEKLAEERQKKLEEMKEQQRLAQEKREKQLELRRLKIEELRRRDDERRHAVEERRRRQETEEMARRESIIQKSAERITRFEQWKASGRKGGSRLSYGFGSRTPRDVCVPFDRRRSSSHTGLSRHSPNGSDSDYYRPQRRAVSACSAVRRHCCIDINRLTALNTISEKRRSFLAGNGPPPTRPKSSINLNTKENIKLRERSTPRKPRPSSVATSMPSFMHVESPSPKMRSKSSDRVNRDKSKGTVPPQPKFTPKKEKDALNKQEKSNDKKDDKKKFDPRILLAEKRKAEQQKKAEEAKREGSPEKTDKSKMKMSQSSIDRLSAPKQVKVKEDTPTKQEPVKATHVKKPPTVPRTKTPEVPRTKTPAVSRTKTPEAPRTKTPAVPRTKTLAVPRTKTSVKKAKPTKQKGKENKETSMKDKKTGKSEKISSTEKLDVKEEGKPRSKPSTPTKQVRSKSGSPSKMQVSFDSSLVSSTDAISNDQLFESIEDETLPDLGDSSPDHSASSDREGLKVENLDDSLNKSIEEIQDMEIVAGNFEGEKEGVVEKSSSPMPDVVPHVEESKNESDEEKVVKSIPVILEPAVTSTPSREARDLSPASKAGTPASASKSQKELELEEYRAKLAEKRRQAREKAEREAEIERQKQEQLRLEEEERQRKEEEEEKKIEEEAERLAEEARRMEGERLRKAIEAEELRKKEEAERTEQEKLAREEAERKQKEEAERMEKERIEKIKRDDEERTERKKKLAAIMSKVKSDKNLASHGSDSNLSSMSMSQSLTNLVSNEEEQPKEELTVTTDSTPKFKSPLLQKLAENKQNGGETPKFKSPLLQSLLGKKGRLAEKLEAEKSETETDSDRSDTDTKVSTETREISHISADCNSDASDSSDNNSVINADTLNNGIHNGHIKELVDSSISMRTVDSLGTSVTDSSLYGSLTDSATTADHKFEQIIDLAVTNAKYNTSDDLLNCNTNITFDNNQEEETLPKPIIAFEENATRRQEVADFL, encoded by the exons atcttCACAATGGACAAACTAATacacaatttttaacaaaaaatggagaaaaaatgGATGTAGACAACAAAACGgattccatggaaacagaaaatatGGTTAATAGTAAAGTCCCGTCAGCCGGACCTGAAGGAGATAGTATTGAAACAATTGGCAATGGTCCTAAATATGACGATATTAAAATCTCCAAAGACGGTGATAATTTTGTGAATATTGACGCTGTGAAAAAGCCGTTTTCTGATTTTATACATTTGGATAATATGTCGGCATTGTCTGGTGACAGTGGCGGAATACAGGATACACACTCCATAGCCAGTATGACAGCATCTGGAACAAGTTCTAGTAATAAAAGTCCAAATCATAAAGCAGACACTGACAAAGAAAAAG GCCAAATTTTAGTTTCTGCTGGAAGATCAGACATGATCAATCTAAATGGAAAGGTTTTAGCTATAG ATCatgtcaaaaaagaaaaagagaaagaAAGGGAAGACAAAATAAGACAACAGAAGGAAAAACTGGCAGAAGAGAGACAGAAAAAGTTGGAGGAAATGAAAGAACAACAAAGACTTGCTCAAGAAAAGAGAGAGAAACAGTTGGAACTGAGACGATTAAAGATAGAGGAGCTGAGACGAAGAGATGATGAAAGAAGGCATGCAGTAGAAGAAAGAAGAAGGCGTCAAGAAACAGAAGAAATG gcAAGAAGAGAATCCATTATCCAGAAATCCGCAGAAAGAATAACAAGATTTGAACAGTGGAAAGCTAGTGGTAGAAAAGGAGGTAGTAGATTATCCTATGGCTTTGGAAGTCGTACGCCGCGTGATGTGTGTGTACCTTTCGATCGGCGACGGTCCTCCTCACATACTGGGCTGAGCAGGCACTCGCCAAATGGTTCTGACTCTGACTACTATAGACCACAACGCAGGGCTGTTTCAGCCTGCAGTGCGGTCAGACGGCACTGCTGTATTGATATTAACCGCCTCACTG CTCTCAACACCATCTCCGAAAAACGTCGATCTTTTCTAGCTGGTAATGGACCTCCCCCAACACGCCCAAAGAGCAGTATCAACTTAAACACTAAGGAAAACATCAAACTGCGAGAGAGATCCACACCACGAAAACCACGTCCTTCCAGTGTGGCAACTTCCATGCCTAGTTTTATGCATGTGGAGTCTCCATCACCAAAGATGAGAAGTAAAAGTAGTGATAGAGTAAACAGAG ATAAATCTAAAGGAACAGTGCCACCTCAGCCTAAGTTTACACCAAAGAAGGAGAAAGATGCTCTCAATAAACAAGAGAAGAGCAATGATAAGAAA gACGACAAGAAGAAATTTGACCCCAGAATATTATTGGCAGAGAAGAGGAAAGCTGAACAACAGAAGAAAGCAGAAGAGGCCAAAAGAGAAGGCTCACCTGAGAAAACTGACAAATCCAAAATGAAGATGTCACAGAGTTCCATTGACAGACTTTCGGCACCAAaacaggtcaaggtcaaagaagATACACCCACCAAACAAGAACCAGTCAAAGCAACACAT GTCAAAAAGCCACCTACAGTACCTCGTACCAAAACCCCAGAAGTACCTCGAACTAAAACCCCAGCAGTATCTCGTACCAAAACCCCAGAAGCACCTCGAACTAAAACCCCAGCAGTACCTCGTACTAAAACCCTAGCAGTTCCCCGTACTAAAACCTCAGTTAAGAAG gcCAAGCCTACCAAGCAGAAAggaaaagaaaacaaagaaacatcTATGAAAGACAAAAAGACTGGGAAATCTGAAAAGATTTCTAGTACAGAAAAGTTGGATGTTAAAGAAGAGGGCAAACCTCGAAGTAAACCTTCTACTCCAACAAAACAAGTTCGCTCTAAGAGTGGCAGTCCTTCTAAGATGCAGGTTTCGTTTGATTCCTCCCTTGTTTCTTCTACTGATGCTATCAGCAATGATCAGCTTTTTGAATCAATAGAAGATGAAACTCTTCCCGATTTGGGAGATTCTTCCCCTGACCATTCAGCATCATCAGATAGAGAGGGACTGAAAGTTGAAAATCTAGACGACAGCCTCAACAAAAGTATCGAAGAAATTCAAGACATGGAAATTGTGGCTGGTAATTTTGAAGGTGAAAAGGAAGGTGTGGTAGAAAAGAGCAGTTCTCCAATGCCAGATGTTGTGCCACATGTCGAGGAATCAAAGAACGAAAGTGATGAGGAAAAGGTTGTAAAGTCGATTCCCGTGATTCTGGAGCCAGCGGTAACTTCTACTCCTTCCAGAGAGGCGAGAGATTTATCACCAGCCTCTAAAGCCGGTACACCTGCATCAGCCTCTAAGTCACAGAAAGAACTGGAACTGGAAGAATACAGAGCTAAACTAGCTGAGAAGAGAAGACAAGCCAGAGAAAAGGCTGAACGGGAAGCAGAAATTGAGAGACAAAAACAAGAACAACTAAG ACTTGAGGAAGAAGAAAGGCAAAGaaaggaagaagaggaagaaaaGAAAATTGAGGAAGAAGCAGAAAGATTAGCTGAGGAGGCTAGAAGAATGGAGGGTGAGAGATTGAGAAAAGCTATTGAAGCAGAGGAACTGAGGAAAAAAGAGGAAGCTGAAAGGACTGAACAAGAAAAATTAGCT aggGAAGAGGCTGAAAGAAAACAGAAAGAAGAAGCAGAGAGAATGGAGAaagaaagaatagagaaaattaaGAGAGATGATGAGGAGAGAACAGAAAGGAAAAAG aaactaGCTGCAATTATGTCCAAAGTTAAATCAGATAAAAATCTGGCTTCACAT GGATCCGATTCAAACTTGTCCTCAATGTCCATGTCACAGAGTTTGACCAACCTGGTTTCAAATGAAGAGGAACAACCCAAAGAAGAACTTACAGTCACAACAGATTCTACTCCAAAATTCAAATCCCCTTTGTTACAAAAACTggctgaaaataaacaaaatggggGTGAAACTCCAAAATTCAAATCTCCACTTTTACAAAGTTTATTAGGAAAGAAAGGACGATTGGCAGAAAAACTGGAAGCCGAAAAATCGGAAACAGAAACTGACTCTGATAGAAGTGATACAGACACAAAAGTTTCTACAGAAACAAGGGAGATAAGTCATATAAGTGCTGATTGTAATAGTGACGCTAGTGATAGTAGCGACAATAATTCTGTGATAAACGCTGATACGTTAAACAATGGTATTCATAACGGACATATAAAAGAATTGGTAGATTCTAG
- the LOC139491093 gene encoding ensconsin-like isoform X48: protein MAEIAESETDNQPDLHNGQTNTQFLTKNGEKMDVDNKTDSMETENMVNSKVPSAGPEGDSIETIGNGPKYDDIKISKDGDNFVNIDAVKKPFSDFIHLDNMSALSGDSGGIQDTHSIASMTASGTSSSNKSPNHKADTDKEKGQILVSAGRSDMINLNGKVLAIDHVKKEKEKEREDKIRQQKEKLAEERQKKLEEMKEQQRLAQEKREKQLELRRLKIEELRRRDDERRHAVEERRRRQETEEMARRESIIQKSAERITRFEQWKASGRKGALNTISEKRRSFLAGNGPPPTRPKSSINLNTKENIKLRERSTPRKPRPSSVATSMPSFMHVESPSPKMRSKSSDRVNRDKSKGTVPPQPKFTPKKEKDALNKQEKSNDKKDDKKKFDPRILLAEKRKAEQQKKAEEAKREGSPEKTDKSKMKMSQSSIDRLSAPKQVKVKEDTPTKQEPVKATHAKPTKQKGKENKETSMKDKKTGKSEKISSTEKLDVKEEGKPRSKPSTPTKQVRSKSGSPSKMQVSFDSSLVSSTDAISNDQLFESIEDETLPDLGDSSPDHSASSDREGLKVENLDDSLNKSIEEIQDMEIVAGNFEGEKEGVVEKSSSPMPDVVPHVEESKNESDEEKVVKSIPVILEPAVTSTPSREARDLSPASKAGTPASASKSQKELELEEYRAKLAEKRRQAREKAEREAEIERQKQEQLRLEEEERQRKEEEEEKKIEEEAERLAEEARRMEGERLRKAIEAEELRKKEEAERTEQEKLAREEAERKQKEEAERMEKERIEKIKRDDEERTERKKKLAAIMSKVKSDKNLASHGSDSNLSSMSMSQSLTNLVSNEEEQPKEELTVTTDSTPKFKSPLLQKLAENKQNGGETPKFKSPLLQSLLGKKGRLAEKLEAEKSETETDSDRSDTDTKVSTETREISHISADCNSDASDSSDNNSVINADTLNNGIHNGHIKELVDSSISMRTVDSLGTSVTDSSLYGSLTDSATTADHKFEQIIDLAVTNAKYNTSDDLLNCNTNITFDNNQEEETLPKPIIAFEENATRRQEVADFL from the exons atcttCACAATGGACAAACTAATacacaatttttaacaaaaaatggagaaaaaatgGATGTAGACAACAAAACGgattccatggaaacagaaaatatGGTTAATAGTAAAGTCCCGTCAGCCGGACCTGAAGGAGATAGTATTGAAACAATTGGCAATGGTCCTAAATATGACGATATTAAAATCTCCAAAGACGGTGATAATTTTGTGAATATTGACGCTGTGAAAAAGCCGTTTTCTGATTTTATACATTTGGATAATATGTCGGCATTGTCTGGTGACAGTGGCGGAATACAGGATACACACTCCATAGCCAGTATGACAGCATCTGGAACAAGTTCTAGTAATAAAAGTCCAAATCATAAAGCAGACACTGACAAAGAAAAAG GCCAAATTTTAGTTTCTGCTGGAAGATCAGACATGATCAATCTAAATGGAAAGGTTTTAGCTATAG ATCatgtcaaaaaagaaaaagagaaagaAAGGGAAGACAAAATAAGACAACAGAAGGAAAAACTGGCAGAAGAGAGACAGAAAAAGTTGGAGGAAATGAAAGAACAACAAAGACTTGCTCAAGAAAAGAGAGAGAAACAGTTGGAACTGAGACGATTAAAGATAGAGGAGCTGAGACGAAGAGATGATGAAAGAAGGCATGCAGTAGAAGAAAGAAGAAGGCGTCAAGAAACAGAAGAAATG gcAAGAAGAGAATCCATTATCCAGAAATCCGCAGAAAGAATAACAAGATTTGAACAGTGGAAAGCTAGTGGTAGAAAAGGAG CTCTCAACACCATCTCCGAAAAACGTCGATCTTTTCTAGCTGGTAATGGACCTCCCCCAACACGCCCAAAGAGCAGTATCAACTTAAACACTAAGGAAAACATCAAACTGCGAGAGAGATCCACACCACGAAAACCACGTCCTTCCAGTGTGGCAACTTCCATGCCTAGTTTTATGCATGTGGAGTCTCCATCACCAAAGATGAGAAGTAAAAGTAGTGATAGAGTAAACAGAG ATAAATCTAAAGGAACAGTGCCACCTCAGCCTAAGTTTACACCAAAGAAGGAGAAAGATGCTCTCAATAAACAAGAGAAGAGCAATGATAAGAAA gACGACAAGAAGAAATTTGACCCCAGAATATTATTGGCAGAGAAGAGGAAAGCTGAACAACAGAAGAAAGCAGAAGAGGCCAAAAGAGAAGGCTCACCTGAGAAAACTGACAAATCCAAAATGAAGATGTCACAGAGTTCCATTGACAGACTTTCGGCACCAAaacaggtcaaggtcaaagaagATACACCCACCAAACAAGAACCAGTCAAAGCAACACAT gcCAAGCCTACCAAGCAGAAAggaaaagaaaacaaagaaacatcTATGAAAGACAAAAAGACTGGGAAATCTGAAAAGATTTCTAGTACAGAAAAGTTGGATGTTAAAGAAGAGGGCAAACCTCGAAGTAAACCTTCTACTCCAACAAAACAAGTTCGCTCTAAGAGTGGCAGTCCTTCTAAGATGCAGGTTTCGTTTGATTCCTCCCTTGTTTCTTCTACTGATGCTATCAGCAATGATCAGCTTTTTGAATCAATAGAAGATGAAACTCTTCCCGATTTGGGAGATTCTTCCCCTGACCATTCAGCATCATCAGATAGAGAGGGACTGAAAGTTGAAAATCTAGACGACAGCCTCAACAAAAGTATCGAAGAAATTCAAGACATGGAAATTGTGGCTGGTAATTTTGAAGGTGAAAAGGAAGGTGTGGTAGAAAAGAGCAGTTCTCCAATGCCAGATGTTGTGCCACATGTCGAGGAATCAAAGAACGAAAGTGATGAGGAAAAGGTTGTAAAGTCGATTCCCGTGATTCTGGAGCCAGCGGTAACTTCTACTCCTTCCAGAGAGGCGAGAGATTTATCACCAGCCTCTAAAGCCGGTACACCTGCATCAGCCTCTAAGTCACAGAAAGAACTGGAACTGGAAGAATACAGAGCTAAACTAGCTGAGAAGAGAAGACAAGCCAGAGAAAAGGCTGAACGGGAAGCAGAAATTGAGAGACAAAAACAAGAACAACTAAG ACTTGAGGAAGAAGAAAGGCAAAGaaaggaagaagaggaagaaaaGAAAATTGAGGAAGAAGCAGAAAGATTAGCTGAGGAGGCTAGAAGAATGGAGGGTGAGAGATTGAGAAAAGCTATTGAAGCAGAGGAACTGAGGAAAAAAGAGGAAGCTGAAAGGACTGAACAAGAAAAATTAGCT aggGAAGAGGCTGAAAGAAAACAGAAAGAAGAAGCAGAGAGAATGGAGAaagaaagaatagagaaaattaaGAGAGATGATGAGGAGAGAACAGAAAGGAAAAAG aaactaGCTGCAATTATGTCCAAAGTTAAATCAGATAAAAATCTGGCTTCACAT GGATCCGATTCAAACTTGTCCTCAATGTCCATGTCACAGAGTTTGACCAACCTGGTTTCAAATGAAGAGGAACAACCCAAAGAAGAACTTACAGTCACAACAGATTCTACTCCAAAATTCAAATCCCCTTTGTTACAAAAACTggctgaaaataaacaaaatggggGTGAAACTCCAAAATTCAAATCTCCACTTTTACAAAGTTTATTAGGAAAGAAAGGACGATTGGCAGAAAAACTGGAAGCCGAAAAATCGGAAACAGAAACTGACTCTGATAGAAGTGATACAGACACAAAAGTTTCTACAGAAACAAGGGAGATAAGTCATATAAGTGCTGATTGTAATAGTGACGCTAGTGATAGTAGCGACAATAATTCTGTGATAAACGCTGATACGTTAAACAATGGTATTCATAACGGACATATAAAAGAATTGGTAGATTCTAG